Part of the Methanobacteriaceae archaeon genome is shown below.
GATTTTATTTTGGTAGAAATAGTAAATTATTCCGGTTATTAACCCCGCAGATAGTAAAAATGCGCCATTAATCTCTGGAAGCTGGGTAAGTCCCAGAATAACCAGTACCATGGAAATTCCCAGTATAAAAGTACCTTTAATATCAAATTTTTCACCCTGAGCCGGCTTCCATTCTTCTTTAAGTTTAGATGCAGCGTAAGTGGTGATTATTCCCAGAGGAACGTTGAAGAAGAAAATACTTCTCCAGCCCAGACTCTCCGTTAAAATTCCTCCGAGAACTGGTCCTAAGAAAAGTCCTAAATATGCTCCAGTGACCGCTATACCCAGGGCACGGCCTCGTTCCATAACTGGAAAAATCGAGGCTACCATGGCATTAACATTGGCAAATATCATGGCCGATCCAATTCCCTGAATTATTCGGAAGAATAATAGCATCTCACCAGAAATCGAAAAACCAGCTAAAAATGAGGATATGGTGAATATAATAATTCCCATCCAGAATATTTTTTTACGGCCATGAATGTCTGAAAATCGACCCACGGGAATTAATAAAACGGCCAAGACCAGCAAGTATGCCGTGGGTATCCATCCCATTACAAGAGCATTTATAGAGAGTTCCTGGCTTATTTGTGGAAGGGCAATATTAATTGAGGAACCTACAAAAGGGGTTAAGAAAGAAGCTAGGAAGGCCAGAATTAATGCAAATGATCGGGTGTCTTTTATCATGATATCATGGAGTAAGCAAGAGAATTCGGTATTTAATTTATCAAATGGAAAAAATTTAATTCTTAATTATTTATTAGTACTTTATTTGATAAATTACTTCTCTTAAATTAGGAGGATATTTTTAGATTATAAATTAAATGGTTAGTACCATATTGTTAAACAAAAGCAATAATGCATTTAAATTTAAATAAAAACCAATGCTAATGGCCCAAAAATTATTTATAATGTTAGATCCATTAATAATAATAAAAGTTGCTGTTGGCCAGGGTACACACACGTCAACAGTTTGCTTTTTAATTTTATGATAATTTTTATTTTTAATTTGACACGAATGTGTATAATTGATGGTGTTTACTTAATGGATTATGATTGTTTTTAATGAACAATGAATTAAATTATATTAAGATTAAATATAATCATAGGTGTTAGGTAGAATTATATAATTACCGTACCTGATTTCAAGCATTGCTAAGTATAATTATTGGTTGAAATTAGTTTATTATATTATTTAATTTAATAATTAATTTACAAAAATAATATAATTAAAATTGAATATACTAATAGCACATACGATTATTATAATTAAATAACTTTTTTAGAGGAATAAATAATGATTATATCCGATTTATCAGTAATTTCAGTAACCAAAGAAGCAGTACACTGCGATTTAGAAGACGAAGTAGTAATTTTAGGCCTGAAAGACGGTGTTTATTATGGCCTTAATCCTGTAGGGGCCTTTATATGGAATCTTATTCAAAAACCCATAGCGGTAAAAGAGATTAAAGAGGCCATTTTAAATGAATACGATGTGGAAGAAGAGGTTTGTGAGAAGGATTTAATAGAGTTACTGGGTAATCTAGAGGAGAAAAATCTTATAGAGGTCTCTTAGAATAATTATAAGTTATTCTCAGGTATAGAGGTTTCTTAGAGTTAATTATCTTGATAAAATAGTTATTTCCGGGTAATTAACTACATAATCTGGTTATTAACTACCTAAAACAAATAATAATCTATTTCTTTAATTATAATTTCTTATAAGTGAGCAGCTAATTATGACTATTATCCACAGTTTTCTTAAATTAAATAATGAAACTAAATGGCTTCTAATTAAAGCCCTGGCCACCTTGTGGATAGTTAGAATAATGCTCTGGATATTTTCTTTTGTGCGAATTCAAAGAATAATTAAAGGATTTACTCACAAAAGTGGTAAAAATAACATACCATTAGCACGAATTACCTGGGCCACCCAGGTGATGAGTCGTTTCACTCCCCGAGCTACCTGTTTGGTACGGGCCCTGGCTGGTCAGATATTATTATCCCAGTATGGATATGATTCTAATATTAAGATTGGGGTTAGTAGGGATAAAGGAGAATTTGAGGCCCATGCCTGGTTAGAACATGAT
Proteins encoded:
- a CDS encoding PqqD family protein, whose protein sequence is MIISDLSVISVTKEAVHCDLEDEVVILGLKDGVYYGLNPVGAFIWNLIQKPIAVKEIKEAILNEYDVEEEVCEKDLIELLGNLEEKNLIEVS
- a CDS encoding MFS transporter — translated: MIKDTRSFALILAFLASFLTPFVGSSINIALPQISQELSINALVMGWIPTAYLLVLAVLLIPVGRFSDIHGRKKIFWMGIIIFTISSFLAGFSISGEMLLFFRIIQGIGSAMIFANVNAMVASIFPVMERGRALGIAVTGAYLGLFLGPVLGGILTESLGWRSIFFFNVPLGIITTYAASKLKEEWKPAQGEKFDIKGTFILGISMVLVILGLTQLPEINGAFLLSAGLITGIIYYFYQNKIETPVFDLGLFKNRTFGFNSLATLISYTAAYPLIFLLSLYLQYALKLNPATTGIILAVQPLFITIFSSYAGRLSDRKDPYKLAMLGMSIVTMATFALAFINTQIWEIIILLSMMGIGFALFGTPNNNIVFSSVKKKYFGVAGASLVTMRVVGQLMGMAFALLLLNIFIGGSFIGPENIDLFILCTQISLVLFSIMCFFGVVVTWKGKK
- a CDS encoding lasso peptide biosynthesis B2 protein yields the protein MTIIHSFLKLNNETKWLLIKALATLWIVRIMLWIFSFVRIQRIIKGFTHKSGKNNIPLARITWATQVMSRFTPRATCLVRALAGQILLSQYGYDSNIKIGVSRDKGEFEAHAWLEHDGGVILGESEIDYVSILDMGTEK